taaattcagcagtCTGACTTTGGTAGTCTGCCGCACCTTCAACGGCCAAGAGCATAACATTTTATAAGATTGAAATCTAATCTTTCTATGTTCGTAAGGGATCTCTGCTATAGTGCTAATAATACTTCATTGAACTGGGAAATGTTTTACAAATCAGCAGCACTGATACCATCCACCTCACAGTGAAAAGAACAGGGAGGGAAAAATGTGCCAAGATCCAGGCTTTGTTCAATGCTGTCCTCTGGCGATGGCCTCAAAGtgactgcagtgctgcagtggGTCACACAGGACCTGCAGATAGCCGGGCTAACCCTTTTGTCTCCTGTCATCTCTCCCTAACCACAGAATCCAAGAGAAATGGACGCCTTTACAGAGGTCTCCTTTTCCTTGTTCTTTACcttattgtgtttatatattaCATAACCTCCCCCacttctttttccctttctgcaCCATCCTGCCTTGTAATTGTGTAGGTTTTCCAAAGCTGCCAAACCATGTGGCTTCATTTTACTCAGCTCAAGCCCTCCCCTCTGTTTAGGATTATCTTTTCCAAAATTAGCAGATTTATGTTCAAAGTAAAGAATTTGTGTTTAGTTTTACGTTTTAAAGTGATTAGTTCACTGTATCCAACTTCCTCAAAGCTCACCTCAAACACCAGCTTCCTCTAAGATGACTAACAGACTCCACCCTTTGTAATTTTGTCCCTTTTGTTGCCACAGTGTTGATTACTGCAGCTGAAGtatttactttgtttctttaaaaagtctgtGCTTCCCATAATGCACATgctttttcaggtttttttttatgctttagGTTTTATTTGCTTCCATGGCTGTTGTGTGAAAACTtgttccttgttttttttttttttttgatttgttttttaagcttCAGCTGTGGATCTTTTCTCTGAGGAGTTTTTCCATCCCATCTTTGCCGACAGAGAAATCCTCCCATGAGAcataacaatattaataatagtaACACTGATCTTAAGGCCACATCTGTCACATGAGTAACTGAAACATCTGTCCTCAACTTTGTATCTCTTTAGGCATCGATGGAGAGGAATGGGGCAAATTCCTGCACACCAAAAACAAGGTAGAGTTGTCACACTCTTGGCTTGTTAGCCAGAAAACAATACCGTTCTGCTGCATCAGAATATTTAATAAACTTGGTCTGATCATGAAATACCGTTGTTGTGTATCCTGtttttaaggacattttaataacatttaagGGGTTAGCTACTGGTTTGGTTTTATGtttaaaacagcaacacatcTCAGTAGCTAAAAATACCTTTATGGCTGCAGGATTATTGCCCTCCAAGGTTGAATTGTATCTTTTGAGCGCCACATAGTTCCTTACATGTGAACAAAGAATCTCTTATGATGTACCGAGAGTCTTATGACACTGAACAGGAGTTCTCAGCAAATGAACTCATGTCATGtactgtttttgtcactgtATGTTTCTATTGTTGTTgctccttgtttgtttgttcggTTGCTTGTTTCTAATGGTCTAATTCTCTTGCAGATCTTCACAGACTTTGAGGAGATCAGGCAAGAAAttgaagcagaaacagagagaatttCTGGCAATAACAAGGTATGCTAACTACAGCCATTGAAGGAGCTTAGCGTAAAGCATTCAAAAAGTGAACTAACATTATCAAGAGAGATGTCTGTTGTGTTGGAGAGATAGCTcctgaagttagcatgctagctaGCTAGTCCTGGCTCGTCCTGGAGTTAGTCCAGTAGCCCACTGTACTTTCAGTTGGGAGATGTACATAAGCGGCGAATTTGCTAACTTTAGCATGCATAAACAAAACTAAttaacaaaatgtcaagaaagcaaatattcCTGCACAGTTTTTCCttactaaacaaaaaaaaaaccccaaaaaataaaaaaacaaaaaccactcaccttctgaattcaagtttccCTCTTTAACAGACTAAAACAAGCTTAATTGTCTTGTTAGCTCAGCAGACTTTATTCAAATGAGacataaaggaagaaaaactcAGCCTTTTGACAATCATCTCTGGTTTAGTCCTCAGTTCACAGAGTAAGAAGTGAAATTATTCTGTCTCAGTCCTGTCTCTGCCATGTCTTCTCATAGCTCAGATTCAGAGTCAACCTCTGAAGTGATATCACCCGTTAAGCAtaactgaatattttctttttttataggGTATTAGTGATGAACCCATTCACCTGAAAATCTTCTCACCACATGTTGTGAACCTCACATTGGTGGACCTTCCCGGCATTACAAAGGTGAGATAGGTTTCCCTTTGGCTGTCCATGTCCAAATGTGTGatctatgaaaacaaaatgatccCACAGATGAATTTTATGGTTTGTTAACCGTTGTGAAACAGGTTCCAGTGGGAGACCAGCCCAAAGACATAGAAATCCAGATCAGAGAACTGATCTTTAAATACATCTCCAACCCCAACTCCATCATCTTGGCTGTGACGGCTGCCAACACAGACATGGCGACCTCAGAGGCCCTTAAAGTGGCCCGTGAGGTTGACACAGATGGTATGCGATCTTGTTTATTACTTctccacttttgttttttactttttatttgatATCAACAGGTGGCCCCATATTCATCTTCTCAGTTATGCACTCTCTACATGTCCTGCTTCAGTAGCCGTTTTGGTAATCAGATGTCTTTGTCTATGTCTTCAGGGAGGAGGACGCTGGCAGTGGTTACCAAGCTAGACCTGATGGATGCTGGTACTGATGCCATGGATGTACTGATGGGCAGGGTCATTCCTGTAAAACTGGGCATTATAGGCGTAGTTAACCGGTAACATCACACTTTTCTTCCACATGAGCTTGTCACTTAGTTAGTAAAGGAGGAAGGAATTGTCCATGTTGTGGAAAATATTGTTTGGCTTTaccacaaaacaataaaaatttaTAGGCCAACTGATAACACAGTTCAAAGGCAATTTCAAATTCATGAAGTGGGttgataaagaaataaaagtaaaatataatgGGAGTAGGGCTACGTCGAGTAGTCTGTGCATCCAGCTTTCTATTTGCCTTTGACACATAGGTTTATTGTTGTGCAGATATTTGATGGCTCTTATCTCTTGCACCTTCATTAATGTAAAAGCTCAAAGTGCGAGTGCAGACAGTGGGAGAGATTATAATCTTATAATCTAGAAAGCTTCACTCTTTAATTTACATCTCTCACTTAATGACATCTGGGACAAATTTTCCCAGCAGTGTTTGATGTTCTTTACaatttcagtacatttttagCATCCGGATTTCCGTACTACACCACCGTgttgaaaaatggaaatactttcCAACAGATTTTTGTACTCCATTTCTTCTTATCTCACCTTTATCCAAGAGTTTGTGTTGAAAGTGCTAAATTATAGTCACGTGGTGGGTTGTGGTCATGCAGTGCCATGTTCAGGACCATCTGTATGTAAATTATTTTAGGAGTCAGCTGGATATCAATCAAAAGAAGTCGGTGGCAGATGCTATCCGTGATGAATATGCCTTCCTGCAAAAGAAGTACCCATCCCTTGCAAACAGAAATGGAACCAAATATCTAGCCAGAACACTGAACAGGTATGGCGTTGGAATTGCTGTATTGCttagatttttaaatattcatctagatgtcttttttttttttttttcaatttaacaaatgaaatatttgagTTGTTTACTGGCCCTGCACATTCGAGGTTTATTCCCTCTGGTGAAGTGGAACACAAGACAATGACTGACTCATCTACCTCAAGTCTGCCTCTTTGTTTTCCAATCAAAATGTAaaccttcttttttctttaatcttaCCATAGGTTACTCATGCACCACATCAGAGACTGTCTTCCGGAGCTGAAGACGAGGATCAACGTGCTGGCAGCGCAGTACCAGTCTTTACTAAACAGTTATGGTGAGCCTGTCGAGGACAAGAGCGCCACGTTGCTGCAGCTCATCACCAAGTTTGCTGCAGAGTACTGTCGCACCATAGAGGGCACGGCCAAGTACATTGAGACAGCTGAACTGTGAGTCATACAACCTCCTGGCCTGCATGTACCTTCACGCGCCACTGAGGGGTGCTAGTTTTTACTTTCCATACTTTTCTACTTAAATCAGATTTGGCCTGTTTGTTTAATGCAATAAgctttcctgtctttttttttttttttttttttttaccagatgTGGTGGAGCAAGAATCTGTTATATATTCCATGAAACGTTTGGTCGCACATTGGAGTCAGTTGATCCTCTAGGCGGTCTGACAACCATTGATGTGCTCACAGCCATCAGAAATGCAACGGTGGGTCTCTGCCGCTTCCTTAAGTTGTAGACTCGGTTTTAAATGACACCTTTTTGAAGACTTGCTGTTTAATCACGTTCAACAGGGTCCGAGGCCTGCGTTATTTGTGCCCGAGGTTTCCTTTGAGTTGCTGGTGAAGCGGCAGGTCAAACGGTTGGAGGAGCCCAGTCTGCGCTGCGTGGAGCTGGTTCACGAAGAGATGCAGAGGATCATCCAGCACTGCAGCAACTACAGCACACAGGtgagaaacacactcactgaaaTACCATTTAAAAACTGAAGTGCAGCATGTAGTAAATGgccaaaactgcaaaactggCTAATAATTATTGTTGCTTTGGTCTGCAGGAGTTATTGAGGTTTCCAAAGCTCCATGATGCCATAGTAGAAGTGGTCACCTCATTACTCAGAAAAAGACTCCCCGTTACCAATGAAATGGTCAGGACCTGCTCACATTAGGTACCACCAAGCATTTTTATGGGATGTCCATTCGCACTCTCATCTGATGAATCAATTTTTTTCAATTCCTCTTCAGGTTCACAACCTGGTTGCCATTGAGCTGGCCTACATCAACACCAAACACCCTGACTTTGCTGATGCCTGCGGCCTCATGAACAACAACATAGAAGTAAGAGACGAGAATCTAAACTCAAAGGCGACGTCACATTTCTTTGAATGAAAGATAACTTTACAAGAGTGCATTCAGAAAATGCATTGTTTTTAGAGTTTTCATTCATGTATAAGCACCTGAAAACACTGTCATTTGTTGTGACCTAATCCTGCACTCTGAACCTTTTACCAGAATCTCAACTAAGCAAGTACATACTTTGTGAGCGTTGATCATATCATTGCGCGATTCAGAGGTTTAAGAAACAGAACAACTGTAATAGTGTTatttgaaatgtggaaaaactttctgtctttctcagttAGCATTTGTCAAACTTTTTGATTTTATAGGAGCAGAGACGCAACAGAATGAGAGACCTGCCCGCCGCTGTCCCCCGAGATAAGGTATAGTCATCATCCATGAGACTCGCTACTCATCCTCTAACAGTTTTTGATGGATTTTCTACCACTCTTAATCAAGATGTCAGTCCACTTTCACTAAAGACCTATCTTCGCATTAAAACTGTAGTAAATCTGTGCAGTTATTCTCCACCTTATGTAGAGCTCATGCACATTTCTGCCTGTAGCTCCTGTCAgttttctgttcactctcctTCCTGACATTGTCTTTCTTCAGTCTTTCAAAGGCCCAGGTGGGcagtctctctccccctctgagCCTCCTGCCCCTGAGGGCGAGGTCACAAAGGTGTGTCTCGTTCACTGCCTGCCCATATCTGACCTCCGCCCACCCAAAGCCCTTTCTGTATTTCCCTTAAACCTCCTGTTTCAGCAGGTGGTTGCACCTTAAGTGTCCCACAAATACTGTGTGTCGAAAGGGCAGTTTTTACCACTCATAACCGATCTGAATACTGACTTCCCTTCTGTTTTGTACATCTAacccttttttttctgcatgctgGTTGTTATGACAgaagaaacacaacattttggGACTTTCCATGtacctttttatttaaaaacgAAGAAAAACTGTACTAGTTTTGGTTAGGGTTGGGTGATATGGAGAAAACCTTCAATCGTAATAGATGTGATATTATAACAGCCATATATTCAGAGTATACCACAGTCTCTACCGAAATCTCTGTCATGTCCTTCAGTCCTGACCCATGCCGGTACAACATGTGCGTAGTGTTTGTCAGTATTTTCCACCAGGCCCCTTGCTTGTTCTGGATGAAATTCTTTGGAGTGAAGTCAAAGAGGGCCTGTGGCATGCGACATGaatgcattttgaaaattaaGATGGATTTTTTATGTGAAGTGTACTAGtgaattatttgtttattagaTTTATTAATCTTATTGATTTAACCTCCGTTCCTTTGCATGTCCATGACTCTCCTGCAGGCGGCAGCCGGTGGCTCGCAGAGCAGCTCTGTCAGCGAGCAGGCAGACAGCGGGACGGGGAGCTGGAGGGGCATGCTGAAGAGGGGAGAGGACCCTGCAGCTGGAGACAGGGCTGCACCACAACCCCCTTTTCCTTCAAGCCCACAGAAGGGTTACGCTGTCAACCTGCTAGATGTGGTGGGTACTTTGAGTTTATGGTCACCTATTGGGTTTGGGAGGTCATCTCTGACGCATTAAGTTTTTCAGGTGATTTTCTAACAGCTGCAAAACATGGCATGTTGCAAAATAATTACGACAATGTGTGCTTTCTGTAAGACTACATTTGAGTACAGGTCAGTTAGCTGACATCATATGAATACGATGAGAATATGTTAGAAAGTCTCTAAAGAAAGTTGCTGGGGTACCCCTCACACCTTGtagcagagctgctgctgtgaacatACTGTATCTCTGCGGTTacactgaatatattttttcctttctttatctgctgtttgtgtgtccgTTTCTCGGGTTGCATCTTAGATCATTAACTTGTTCATTAATGAGCACATCTGATGCCTTTTTCATTACCAGCCCGTCCCAGTATCCAGGAAGTTGTCTGCTCGAGAGCAGAGGGACTGTGAGGTCATCGAGAGACTCATCAAGTCGTACTTTCTTATCGTTCGGAAAAACATCCAGGACAGGTGCACACCCTCTGCACAGTTTCTTCATCATTGTGTgattgtttttaaagattttgaTGTGATCTTCATGTGCTTTActgtcctcctctttttttcctccatctctctctctctctgttgttgttgttgtttgaccTCAGTGTACCAAAGGCTGTGATGCACTTCCTGGTAAACCATGTGAAGGACTGCCTGCAGAGTGAGCTGGTGGGTCAGTTATACAAGACGGCCCTGCTGAACGACCTGCTGACAGAGTCCGAGGAC
This is a stretch of genomic DNA from Scatophagus argus isolate fScaArg1 chromosome 7, fScaArg1.pri, whole genome shotgun sequence. It encodes these proteins:
- the dnm1l gene encoding dynamin-1-like protein isoform X2, with the translated sequence MEALIPVINKLQDVFNTVGADIIQLPQIVVVGTQSSGKSSVLESLVGRDILPRGTGVVTRRPLILQLVHIDPDDRRKTSEENGIDGEEWGKFLHTKNKIFTDFEEIRQEIEAETERISGNNKGISDEPIHLKIFSPHVVNLTLVDLPGITKVPVGDQPKDIEIQIRELIFKYISNPNSIILAVTAANTDMATSEALKVAREVDTDGRRTLAVVTKLDLMDAGTDAMDVLMGRVIPVKLGIIGVVNRSQLDINQKKSVADAIRDEYAFLQKKYPSLANRNGTKYLARTLNRLLMHHIRDCLPELKTRINVLAAQYQSLLNSYGEPVEDKSATLLQLITKFAAEYCRTIEGTAKYIETAELCGGARICYIFHETFGRTLESVDPLGGLTTIDVLTAIRNATGPRPALFVPEVSFELLVKRQVKRLEEPSLRCVELVHEEMQRIIQHCSNYSTQELLRFPKLHDAIVEVVTSLLRKRLPVTNEMVHNLVAIELAYINTKHPDFADACGLMNNNIEEQRRNRMRDLPAAVPRDKAAAGGSQSSSVSEQADSGTGSWRGMLKRGEDPAAGDRAAPQPPFPSSPQKGYAVNLLDVPVPVSRKLSAREQRDCEVIERLIKSYFLIVRKNIQDSVPKAVMHFLVNHVKDCLQSELVGQLYKTALLNDLLTESEDMAQRRTEAADMLKALQKASQVIAEIRETHMW
- the dnm1l gene encoding dynamin-1-like protein isoform X1; amino-acid sequence: MEALIPVINKLQDVFNTVGADIIQLPQIVVVGTQSSGKSSVLESLVGRDILPRGTGVVTRRPLILQLVHIDPDDRRKTSEENGIDGEEWGKFLHTKNKIFTDFEEIRQEIEAETERISGNNKGISDEPIHLKIFSPHVVNLTLVDLPGITKVPVGDQPKDIEIQIRELIFKYISNPNSIILAVTAANTDMATSEALKVAREVDTDGRRTLAVVTKLDLMDAGTDAMDVLMGRVIPVKLGIIGVVNRSQLDINQKKSVADAIRDEYAFLQKKYPSLANRNGTKYLARTLNRLLMHHIRDCLPELKTRINVLAAQYQSLLNSYGEPVEDKSATLLQLITKFAAEYCRTIEGTAKYIETAELCGGARICYIFHETFGRTLESVDPLGGLTTIDVLTAIRNATGPRPALFVPEVSFELLVKRQVKRLEEPSLRCVELVHEEMQRIIQHCSNYSTQELLRFPKLHDAIVEVVTSLLRKRLPVTNEMVHNLVAIELAYINTKHPDFADACGLMNNNIEEQRRNRMRDLPAAVPRDKSFKGPGGQSLSPSEPPAPEGEVTKAAAGGSQSSSVSEQADSGTGSWRGMLKRGEDPAAGDRAAPQPPFPSSPQKGYAVNLLDVPVPVSRKLSAREQRDCEVIERLIKSYFLIVRKNIQDSVPKAVMHFLVNHVKDCLQSELVGQLYKTALLNDLLTESEDMAQRRTEAADMLKALQKASQVIAEIRETHMW